In Nitrospirota bacterium, a single genomic region encodes these proteins:
- the dut gene encoding dUTP diphosphatase, with protein MSDHLIVHITQLNNAKGLPVPHYQTEHSAGVDLYAAVESEAILDAGTWKLIPTGIAVAIPEGHEGQVRPRSGLSLKHGIGMLNAPGTIDADYRGEIGIILFNFSDKPFTINRGDRIAQLVFARHEKAKFVTVDALAGTTRGAGGFGHTGV; from the coding sequence ATGTCCGATCATCTTATCGTTCACATAACACAACTCAACAACGCCAAAGGTCTTCCGGTCCCTCACTATCAGACCGAACATTCCGCGGGCGTCGATCTCTACGCAGCGGTGGAAAGTGAGGCCATTCTCGATGCCGGAACGTGGAAGCTTATTCCCACGGGGATCGCTGTCGCCATTCCCGAGGGACATGAGGGTCAGGTGCGGCCCCGCAGCGGGCTTTCGCTCAAGCATGGTATCGGCATGCTGAACGCGCCCGGAACGATCGATGCGGACTATCGCGGCGAGATCGGGATCATTCTGTTCAATTTCAGTGATAAGCCGTTTACGATCAATCGTGGCGACCGGATCGCGCAGCTGGTTTTCGCCCGGCACGAGAAGGCGAAGTTTGTCACGGTGGACGCTCTGGCCGGGACTACACGCGGCGCCGGGGGGTTCGGGCATACGGGGGTGTGA
- a CDS encoding insulinase family protein — protein sequence MYRKDTLTNGIRVVSETLPKSRSISIGVWVKVGSRHEPEEIGGISHFIEHLFFKGTEKRSAKDIAIEMDSIGGEMNAFTSQETTTYYAKVVDEHLPVAIDILSDILLRSKFDPQEMEKERKVILEEIKSVEDTPDDYIHELFTNTVWAGNSLGRPILGTRDTIKALKHKDIVSYVDNYYSPKEIVISVAGNFEHARLIELLNESFGKLARGGETKKEITPVFNQAIAVKKKQLEQVQICVGCKGMQYTHEDRFVISALNTVLGNSMSSRLFQEIREQNALAYSIYSYVTSYRDTGLLTVYAGADPLNALEVVRLVTREFGKIKDEGITPAEETRVRNQIKGSLVLSLESSTSHMSRLARQEIYFGKYLSMDDIIKGVEKVTAEQVKHVAGQLFTRENISLTILGPLNKSDVPDGVLEI from the coding sequence ATGTACAGAAAAGACACCCTTACGAACGGGATACGGGTCGTGTCCGAAACCCTTCCCAAGTCACGCTCCATATCCATCGGCGTATGGGTAAAGGTGGGATCACGCCACGAGCCGGAGGAGATCGGCGGCATATCTCATTTCATCGAGCACCTCTTCTTTAAAGGCACGGAGAAGAGGAGCGCCAAGGACATCGCGATCGAGATGGATTCCATCGGCGGAGAGATGAACGCCTTCACGTCGCAGGAAACGACCACCTACTACGCCAAGGTCGTGGACGAACATCTGCCGGTTGCCATCGATATCCTGTCGGACATCCTCTTACGCTCCAAATTCGATCCCCAGGAGATGGAAAAGGAGCGCAAGGTCATTCTCGAGGAGATCAAGAGTGTGGAGGACACACCCGACGACTACATCCACGAGCTTTTTACCAACACGGTCTGGGCAGGCAACTCGCTTGGCCGTCCCATCCTGGGGACCAGGGACACCATCAAGGCGCTTAAGCATAAGGACATTGTTTCCTATGTTGATAATTATTACAGCCCGAAGGAGATCGTCATTTCCGTGGCCGGTAATTTCGAGCATGCACGGCTGATCGAGCTTTTGAACGAGAGCTTTGGGAAACTTGCGAGAGGCGGAGAGACAAAAAAAGAGATCACCCCTGTATTTAACCAGGCCATAGCGGTGAAGAAAAAGCAGCTCGAACAGGTGCAGATCTGTGTTGGATGCAAGGGAATGCAGTATACGCACGAAGACCGCTTTGTGATCTCGGCGCTCAATACGGTGCTCGGAAACAGCATGAGCTCGCGTCTGTTCCAGGAGATCCGTGAGCAGAACGCCCTTGCGTACTCCATCTATTCCTACGTGACCTCGTACCGGGATACCGGGCTCCTGACGGTCTATGCCGGAGCGGACCCCTTGAACGCACTTGAAGTGGTCCGTCTCGTGACCAGGGAGTTCGGGAAGATCAAAGATGAGGGGATCACACCCGCCGAAGAAACAAGGGTGAGGAACCAGATCAAGGGAAGCCTGGTCCTGTCGCTCGAAAGCAGCACCAGCCACATGAGCAGGCTCGCGCGGCAGGAGATCTACTTCGGCAAGTACCTGTCCATGGACGATATCATCAAGGGCGTGGAGAAGGTGACCGCCGAGCAGGTGAAACATGTGGCCGGGCAGCTCTTTACCCGGGAGAACATATCACTCACCATCCTCGGTCCGCTGAACAAATCCGATGTGCCGGATGGGGTGTTGGAGATTTAG
- the fusA gene encoding elongation factor G, whose amino-acid sequence MPNVDVKEVRNIAILSHGAAGKSSLADALLFTAGAVDLMGSVDAGNSVFMHEPEEMARKISITSSLGFADWKGVRINIIDTPGYINFLEEARGTLRAVDGAVLIISAISGVKAETEKIYKFACDYEIPRIAYVSKLDKERADFFRAVGDMEKYFCKNSLVLQLPIGLEEKFSGVVDLIKMKALLFAGDGSGKIEEKDIPADMKEDAAAYRKKMVEQIAETEDSLLEKYLDKGDLSRDDIIAGLKHGTIGGGLLPVLCGSPVKNMGTQPLFDMILMCLPSPVEHANAVQIKGVDPKTGNETVRKPFPDEPLAALVFKTINDPFAGKLSLVRVYSGTLKADSSVYNSSKQLKEKVGTLFHVQGKKQVTVQVLTAGQIGAIAKMKETLTGDTLCSESNPIVMPFAKFADPVMSYAIVPKSRGDEDKVSIGVHKLLEEDPTLKFAYDDQTKEMVLSGMGQVHLEVTLEKLKRKFGAEVTMKTPKVPYKETIRAKSKAQGKYKKQSGGHGQYGDAWLEIEPLPRDSGFEFVDKIVGGVVPRQYIPAVEKGVIEAMHEGVLAGYPMVDVRVTLFDGSYHAVDSSEMAFKVAASMGFKKAMEGAKPVLLEPIMSVEVIASDDTLGAVIGDLNSRRGKVQGVTPQSGGQSIKALVPMSEMLTYAPTLNSLTSGRGMYTMEFFGYEDVPSHLAQKITQERAAQHAQNQKEK is encoded by the coding sequence ATGCCGAATGTTGACGTCAAGGAAGTCCGCAATATCGCGATCCTGTCTCACGGAGCAGCCGGTAAAAGCTCGCTTGCCGATGCGCTGTTGTTCACTGCCGGCGCTGTTGACCTCATGGGAAGCGTGGACGCGGGGAACTCCGTATTCATGCACGAACCGGAGGAGATGGCCCGGAAGATAAGCATAACCTCCTCCCTTGGATTTGCAGACTGGAAAGGCGTTCGCATCAATATCATCGACACCCCCGGATACATCAATTTTCTTGAAGAAGCGAGAGGCACCCTTCGCGCCGTCGACGGCGCCGTCCTCATTATTTCAGCCATCTCAGGCGTAAAAGCCGAAACCGAAAAGATCTACAAGTTCGCCTGCGATTACGAGATCCCGCGCATAGCGTATGTCAGCAAGCTCGACAAGGAGCGGGCGGACTTCTTCCGCGCCGTGGGCGACATGGAAAAGTATTTCTGCAAGAACTCCCTCGTGCTCCAGCTGCCGATCGGTCTTGAGGAGAAATTCAGCGGCGTTGTGGATCTTATTAAAATGAAGGCGCTGCTGTTCGCCGGGGATGGAAGCGGAAAAATCGAGGAAAAAGACATTCCCGCGGACATGAAGGAAGATGCGGCAGCCTACCGGAAAAAAATGGTGGAGCAGATCGCCGAGACCGAGGACAGCCTTCTTGAGAAGTATCTGGACAAGGGGGATCTGTCCCGGGATGACATCATCGCCGGCCTCAAGCATGGCACCATCGGAGGCGGTCTCCTGCCGGTGCTTTGCGGTTCGCCGGTCAAGAACATGGGGACCCAGCCGCTTTTTGACATGATACTCATGTGCCTCCCGTCGCCGGTGGAGCATGCCAACGCCGTGCAGATCAAAGGCGTCGATCCCAAGACAGGCAATGAAACAGTGCGCAAGCCGTTCCCGGATGAACCCCTGGCCGCACTGGTGTTCAAAACCATCAACGATCCCTTTGCCGGCAAGCTTTCCCTGGTCCGTGTCTACTCGGGAACGCTCAAGGCGGATTCGAGCGTGTACAATTCCTCGAAACAGCTGAAAGAAAAGGTCGGGACCCTGTTCCATGTCCAGGGTAAAAAGCAGGTAACCGTCCAGGTGCTCACGGCCGGGCAGATCGGCGCCATTGCGAAGATGAAAGAGACGCTCACCGGCGACACGCTGTGCTCCGAGAGCAATCCGATCGTGATGCCCTTCGCGAAGTTCGCCGACCCGGTCATGTCGTACGCTATTGTGCCGAAGTCCCGCGGGGACGAGGACAAGGTGAGCATCGGCGTCCACAAGCTGCTTGAAGAGGACCCCACGCTCAAGTTCGCCTATGACGATCAGACCAAGGAAATGGTGCTCTCCGGCATGGGGCAGGTCCACCTTGAAGTGACGCTTGAGAAACTGAAACGGAAGTTCGGCGCCGAGGTGACGATGAAGACGCCCAAGGTGCCGTACAAGGAGACCATCCGGGCGAAGTCCAAGGCGCAGGGCAAGTATAAAAAACAGTCCGGCGGCCATGGTCAGTACGGGGACGCGTGGCTCGAGATCGAACCGCTCCCTCGCGACAGCGGTTTTGAGTTCGTGGACAAGATCGTGGGCGGCGTGGTCCCGCGGCAGTACATCCCGGCCGTGGAAAAAGGCGTGATCGAGGCCATGCACGAGGGTGTTCTCGCGGGGTATCCCATGGTGGACGTCCGCGTCACGCTTTTCGACGGCTCGTATCATGCCGTTGACTCGTCTGAAATGGCATTCAAGGTCGCGGCGTCCATGGGCTTCAAGAAGGCCATGGAGGGGGCCAAGCCGGTGCTGCTCGAACCGATTATGAGCGTGGAGGTCATTGCTTCCGATGATACGCTCGGGGCCGTGATCGGGGACCTGAACTCGCGGCGCGGCAAGGTGCAGGGCGTTACTCCCCAGTCGGGCGGCCAGTCGATCAAGGCGCTCGTGCCCATGTCCGAGATGCTCACCTATGCCCCCACCCTCAACTCCCTCACGAGCGGCAGGGGCATGTATACCATGGAGTTTTTCGGCTACGAGGACGTCCCGAGCCACCTTGCGCAGAAGATCACCCAGGAGCGGGCCGCTCAGCACGCACAGAACCAGAAAGAGAAATAA
- a CDS encoding SoxR reducing system RseC family protein, with the protein MIEEEGIVAEVIGDIARVSIVAKSACEKCSASGVCHPGEQEYMEASNPLGAKKGQKVKVVLAPQVYLKASIILYGIPMTVFVAAAILGKNLGLWYGTESSSDLWAFIAGMLSMVVSFLFIRMYNKKVEKTQQYKPIIVEILD; encoded by the coding sequence GTGATAGAAGAAGAAGGCATCGTGGCTGAAGTGATAGGCGACATCGCCAGGGTGTCCATTGTGGCTAAGAGCGCGTGCGAGAAATGTTCCGCATCCGGGGTATGCCATCCCGGGGAGCAGGAGTACATGGAAGCGTCGAACCCGCTCGGGGCAAAAAAGGGGCAGAAGGTGAAGGTGGTGCTTGCCCCGCAGGTATATCTGAAGGCGTCCATCATTCTCTACGGCATCCCGATGACGGTCTTCGTCGCGGCGGCCATTCTCGGCAAGAACCTGGGTCTGTGGTATGGGACGGAATCTTCTTCCGATCTCTGGGCATTCATCGCAGGGATGCTGAGCATGGTGGTATCTTTTCTCTTTATCAGGATGTATAATAAAAAAGTTGAAAAAACACAGCAGTATAAACCGATAATCGTCGAGATACTGGACTAA
- the cimA gene encoding citramalate synthase, with product MKPILFIYDTTLRDGAQAEDVNFSVEDKVRVARKLDQFGVHYIEGGWPGSNPRDIDFFKEMRRVKLRKAKLAAFGSTRRAKMKVSDDPSMKALVASGAPVATIFGKTWDLHVLKALKTTLGENLDMIEESVAFLRKRMDEVVYDAEHFFDGYKANPDYAVQTLLAAEGAGADCLVLCDTNGGTMPHEVEEIISRVKKTIAIPFGIHAHNDAELAVANSLSAIRLGAVQVHGTVNGYGERCGNANLCSLIPTLKLKLGIDCVSDANLAKLRDVSRYVDEIANMQHRKRQPYIGDSAFAHKAGIHVDAMSKNALTYEHVMPGLVGNRRRILVSDMAGKSNILQKAAELGIPLTRESPELGVILKKIKELENEGYEFEGAEGSLELLMLRAGHSYESVFSMFDRIDYRILTEKRKVDPNPVSEATVTVEVGGNVEHTAAWGNGPVNALDKALRKVLPKYFPGKGLENVRLLDYKVRVLTAAEGTAARVRVLIESGDGKNKWGTVGVSENVIEASWQALVDSIEYKLLRSKKKS from the coding sequence ATGAAACCAATTCTCTTCATATACGACACCACGCTCCGCGACGGGGCGCAGGCCGAGGACGTGAACTTCTCGGTCGAGGACAAGGTCCGTGTCGCCCGGAAGCTGGACCAGTTCGGCGTCCATTATATCGAGGGCGGCTGGCCGGGTTCGAACCCGCGCGATATCGATTTTTTCAAGGAGATGAGGCGCGTCAAGCTCAGGAAGGCGAAGCTTGCGGCTTTCGGGTCGACCCGCCGCGCGAAGATGAAGGTCTCCGACGACCCGAGCATGAAGGCGCTGGTCGCGTCCGGCGCGCCGGTCGCGACCATTTTCGGCAAGACCTGGGACCTGCATGTGCTCAAGGCGCTCAAGACCACGCTCGGCGAAAACCTCGATATGATCGAAGAATCGGTAGCATTCCTCAGGAAGCGCATGGATGAGGTGGTGTATGATGCCGAGCATTTTTTCGACGGGTATAAGGCAAATCCCGATTATGCTGTTCAGACGCTTCTTGCCGCGGAGGGCGCGGGCGCGGATTGTCTTGTCTTGTGTGATACAAACGGCGGCACCATGCCTCATGAGGTCGAGGAGATCATCAGCCGGGTGAAAAAAACGATCGCCATCCCGTTCGGGATCCACGCGCACAATGATGCGGAGCTCGCAGTGGCGAACTCACTGTCAGCGATCAGACTGGGAGCGGTCCAGGTCCACGGGACGGTCAATGGCTACGGTGAGCGCTGCGGAAATGCCAATCTCTGCTCTCTGATCCCGACCCTGAAGCTCAAGTTGGGGATAGACTGCGTCTCGGACGCCAATCTGGCGAAGCTCCGTGACGTGTCCCGCTATGTGGACGAGATCGCCAATATGCAGCATCGCAAGCGGCAACCCTACATTGGCGACAGCGCCTTTGCGCATAAGGCGGGCATCCATGTGGACGCAATGTCGAAGAATGCTCTCACCTATGAACATGTCATGCCGGGATTGGTAGGGAACCGAAGACGCATTCTGGTGTCCGACATGGCGGGGAAGAGCAATATCCTCCAGAAAGCGGCAGAACTCGGAATCCCGCTCACCCGGGAAAGTCCGGAACTCGGCGTGATTCTCAAGAAGATCAAAGAACTCGAGAACGAGGGATACGAATTCGAAGGAGCGGAAGGGTCGCTTGAACTCCTCATGCTGCGCGCGGGTCACAGCTACGAGTCGGTGTTCTCCATGTTCGACCGTATCGACTATCGTATCCTGACGGAAAAGCGGAAGGTAGACCCCAATCCGGTGAGCGAGGCCACGGTCACTGTCGAAGTTGGTGGAAACGTGGAGCACACAGCCGCATGGGGGAATGGCCCGGTGAATGCGCTCGACAAGGCGCTTCGCAAGGTCCTGCCCAAGTACTTCCCGGGCAAGGGCCTGGAGAATGTCCGGCTCCTCGATTATAAAGTGCGTGTTCTGACCGCGGCGGAGGGCACGGCCGCGCGGGTGCGGGTGCTGATCGAGTCCGGCGACGGCAAGAACAAGTGGGGCACGGTGGGTGTGTCCGAGAACGTGATCGAAGCCAGCTGGCAGGCGCTGGTGGACAGCATCGAGTATAAGCTGTTAAGATCGAAGAAAAAAAGCTAA
- a CDS encoding aspartate kinase, translating into MLIVQKYGGTSVANPERIKNVAKRVVRTREEGNDVVVVLSAMSGETDKLINLASQVSENPDPREMDMLVSTGERVTIALLAMAIQSLGHQAQSFTGRQAGIISDCVHTKARIEKISGERIKHALKEGKIAVVAGFQGINERDDVTTLGRGGSDLSAVAVAAALKADLCDIYTDVDGVYTTDPNMVPQARKLDKISYEEMLELASLGAKVLQTRSVEFAKKYNVPLRVLSSFNDNPGTLVTKEDSDMERVAVSGVAYDKNQVKVTVTGVPDKPGVAAKIFNEISTNNIIVDMIIQNIGEGGLTDMSFTVPKTDSKKIAELMKKVVAEIGARGVTVKEDISKISIVGVGMRSHSGVAAKMFSSMAKEGINIMMISTSEIKISIVIEAKYTELAVRVLHETFEMDKAA; encoded by the coding sequence GTGCTTATCGTTCAGAAATACGGCGGTACATCCGTGGCGAACCCCGAACGGATCAAGAATGTGGCAAAGCGTGTTGTTCGGACCAGGGAAGAAGGCAATGATGTGGTGGTGGTCCTGTCGGCCATGAGCGGAGAGACCGACAAACTCATCAACCTGGCCAGTCAGGTGAGCGAGAACCCTGACCCCCGGGAGATGGACATGCTGGTGTCCACGGGCGAGCGCGTGACCATCGCGCTCCTTGCCATGGCGATCCAGTCGCTGGGGCACCAGGCGCAGTCCTTTACCGGCAGGCAGGCGGGGATCATTTCCGACTGCGTCCATACCAAGGCGAGGATCGAAAAGATCAGCGGTGAACGCATCAAACACGCTCTCAAGGAAGGAAAAATCGCGGTGGTGGCGGGCTTCCAGGGGATCAACGAACGGGACGATGTGACGACCCTGGGTCGCGGCGGGTCGGACCTTTCAGCCGTGGCGGTCGCCGCCGCGCTCAAGGCGGACCTCTGTGACATCTACACGGACGTTGACGGTGTATATACCACGGACCCGAACATGGTTCCCCAGGCCAGGAAACTGGACAAGATCTCATATGAGGAGATGCTTGAATTGGCGAGTCTCGGGGCCAAGGTTCTCCAGACCCGGTCCGTCGAGTTCGCAAAAAAATATAATGTTCCGCTAAGGGTGCTCTCGAGTTTCAACGACAACCCGGGGACCCTCGTGACCAAGGAGGATTCTGATATGGAAAGAGTGGCGGTATCCGGCGTGGCATACGACAAAAACCAGGTAAAAGTGACGGTTACCGGTGTACCGGACAAACCCGGTGTGGCAGCGAAGATATTCAATGAAATATCGACAAACAACATCATCGTTGATATGATCATCCAGAACATCGGCGAGGGCGGGCTCACGGACATGTCCTTTACCGTACCGAAGACCGATTCCAAAAAAATAGCAGAGCTCATGAAGAAGGTCGTTGCCGAGATCGGCGCCAGGGGGGTGACCGTAAAGGAGGATATCTCCAAGATCTCGATCGTCGGTGTGGGTATGCGTTCCCACTCGGGTGTGGCCGCCAAGATGTTCTCCTCCATGGCCAAAGAGGGGATCAATATCATGATGATCAGCACCTCGGAGATCAAGATCTCCATCGTGATCGAAGCCAAGTACACGGAACTCGCCGTTCGGGTGCTGCACGAGACCTTTGAGATGGATAAGGCGGCGTAG
- a CDS encoding cofactor-independent phosphoglycerate mutase — MKYIILLGDGMADRPNAELGGRTCLQAAKTPNLDQLATLGQVGMVHTVPEGFHPGSDVANLSVMGYDPRKYYTGRSPLEAASIGVELAPDDIAFRCNLVTLRIISSKSSATGKGRRAIMEDFSAGHITTQEARLLIEEIDSKLGSDFIRFYPGVSYRHLMVWKGGKEKIECTPPHDILDKDIQDYLPSGEGDETINALMDASLDLLLAHPVNKARQENGKRQANSIWFWGQGKRPSMPTFKEKYGLEGSMISAVDLTKGLGIYAGFDVINVPGATGWIDTNYVGKAEHALWALKTKDIVYLHVEAPDEAGHTGDLKNKLKAIEDFDEFVVGNIIHGMKQFDEYRILSLPDHPTPVELRTHTADPVPFVIYDNTAERKGGPVTYDEKIADRKDTLVFKDGYTLMDYFLKR; from the coding sequence ATGAAATACATTATTCTCCTTGGTGATGGAATGGCCGACAGGCCGAATGCGGAACTTGGGGGCAGGACGTGCCTGCAGGCGGCGAAGACGCCGAACCTCGACCAGCTCGCGACACTCGGACAGGTGGGCATGGTGCACACGGTGCCGGAAGGATTTCACCCGGGCAGTGACGTGGCCAACCTCTCGGTGATGGGCTATGACCCGCGGAAGTATTATACCGGCCGGTCTCCGCTCGAAGCGGCAAGTATCGGCGTGGAACTCGCGCCGGACGATATCGCGTTTCGCTGCAATCTCGTGACCTTGCGCATTATCAGCAGCAAGTCGTCCGCAACAGGCAAGGGACGGCGCGCGATCATGGAGGACTTCAGCGCCGGTCACATCACAACGCAGGAGGCACGGCTGCTCATTGAGGAGATCGACAGCAAGCTCGGCAGTGACTTTATCCGTTTCTATCCCGGTGTAAGCTACCGCCATCTCATGGTATGGAAGGGCGGGAAAGAAAAGATCGAATGTACTCCGCCCCACGATATTCTGGACAAGGACATCCAGGACTATCTTCCGAGCGGCGAAGGCGATGAAACCATCAATGCACTGATGGATGCGTCCCTCGACCTGCTTCTCGCCCATCCGGTGAACAAGGCGCGCCAGGAGAACGGGAAACGGCAGGCGAACAGCATCTGGTTCTGGGGGCAGGGAAAGCGGCCATCCATGCCGACCTTCAAGGAGAAGTACGGCCTCGAAGGGTCCATGATCTCGGCGGTCGACCTTACGAAGGGCCTCGGTATTTATGCCGGATTTGATGTCATCAACGTACCGGGCGCCACGGGCTGGATCGACACGAACTACGTGGGCAAGGCTGAGCACGCGCTCTGGGCGCTCAAGACCAAAGACATTGTTTACCTCCACGTAGAGGCGCCCGACGAAGCGGGCCATACTGGCGATCTTAAGAACAAGCTCAAGGCCATTGAGGATTTTGATGAATTCGTGGTCGGCAACATCATCCATGGCATGAAGCAGTTCGACGAATACCGTATCCTGTCGCTTCCGGACCACCCCACGCCGGTCGAGCTCAGGACCCATACGGCGGATCCCGTTCCGTTCGTGATCTACGATAACACCGCGGAGCGCAAGGGCGGACCCGTTACCTACGATGAGAAGATAGCGGACCGCAAAGATACGCTGGTGTTCAAAGACGGTTATACGTTGATGGATTATTTTTTGAAACGTTAA
- a CDS encoding NIL domain-containing protein gives MATKRVKLTFPKDLIKEPVIFTMAKKFNVMPNIRHARITDSMGEVVLEFEGTEKLLEQGIAYLRERGVKVEAIEGDFESL, from the coding sequence ATGGCGACGAAGAGGGTTAAACTGACCTTTCCGAAGGACCTGATCAAGGAGCCTGTGATCTTCACCATGGCAAAGAAGTTCAACGTGATGCCGAATATCAGGCACGCCAGGATCACGGACTCGATGGGCGAGGTGGTGCTGGAGTTCGAAGGCACGGAGAAGCTGCTCGAACAGGGAATCGCGTATCTCAGGGAACGCGGCGTCAAGGTTGAAGCCATTGAAGGTGATTTTGAAAGCCTTTAA